Proteins encoded in a region of the Macrobrachium rosenbergii isolate ZJJX-2024 chromosome 34, ASM4041242v1, whole genome shotgun sequence genome:
- the LOC136856064 gene encoding uncharacterized protein isoform X2, translated as MNTKLDPSKQESSSIPSVSSVGGTASASTAPLFLRRSWQDSSFKAKAEGASLSAAAVTAYCDSLEEEEESSQSLSDSLNCDRIKSGTLKHQSQEFHSEFSDSLEDSADDTDDTSFESDTCSFYSVQSQLTPCGNSREAPNSLLGSEYLSEGTLYDSAQSLLTPTPSCQSSFWSVRSFTALDGNRQAPLSYQADKESDHHRTASGFYIDCTSCPDLSPTGIRKGPHRPSWVDSFQVSQALSHCDVNSSGLDNCNSSALIIRSQSDSTMSAVEGSASPKVGDEFETKKKKGLMSSFRKSRKTSRKLRQQKKAANDGDSTSTGTGVMSDGEQDLLIDSEPSAPNSPAPVKNDLLKDETTDIEIPVNKNSETSLDCHQATHERLNGTSSPKESSEPSSKNSSPLMGKSNKIAETAKKFEDKEDKKAGKNKFGSSLFRKKKAEQLSTQQPSKDASDTTVSETTGTKEQPKTEQEQPSTDDSLPEGTAEVAVPEQPGAADVKSSSFRSYISSVQLVKNWTVNSEVPKSQLNPQALAKTSREAVDGGRAAVEGKSAAPEETSTTTIETKKVTTASANGKPSATEVTSKKTTTVTIVSKPSPKLRGSSAYVAGRGKGPVSPPSPSALPKMNSKTSPVNTSPKNNSRLSKTPPSMPKKLPPEVKASTPDDESEFSRKILGVNSPRHQPLPPVTVTPPEPYSRQTQASPGDAAVTPNPVPVPISPTPGMVTPPSSPEGNSERDARETPEGDRTENEKNSLLDSTGLTDSWAGASTDKREHLYKILVIGELGTGKTSIIKRYVHQFFSQHYRATIGVDFALKVLNWDNNTVIRLQLWDIAGQERFGNMTRVYYKEAVGAFVVFDVTRAQTFDAVTKWKTDLDTKVTLADGSPIPAVLLANKCDQPKEGVVNNPARMDDYCRERGFSGWFETSAKENINIDEASRFLVNKILSNEKQGMMMTESLDTDKFSVDGKANPVDRSGCRC; from the exons ATGAACACCAAGTTGGACCCTTCTAAGCAAGAGTCCTCTTCCATTCCTTCTGTGTCCAGTGTTGGTGGTACTGCCTCCGCGTCCACTGCTCCTCTGTTCCTGCGCAGGTCTTGGCAAGATAGCTCCTTCAAGGCAAAGGCTGAAGGTGCTTCTCTGTCAGCAGCAGCTGTGACAGCCTATTGTGATAGccttgaggaagaggaggagagcaGCCAAAGTCTGAGTGATAGCTTAAACTGTGATCGTATTAAGAGTGGTACTCTAAAACACCAAAGTCAAGAATTTCACAGTGAATTTAGTGACAGTCTTGAGGACTCTGCTGACGATACAGACGATACCTCTTTTGAAAGTGATACTTGTTCGTTCTATTCTGTCCAGTCACAACTGACACCTTGTGGCAATTCACGTGAAGCGCCCAACTCACTGTTGGGCTCAGAGTATTTGAGTGAAGGGACTTTGTATGACTCAGCTCAGTCACTCTTAACACCCACACCCTCTTGTCAGTCATCGTTTTGGAGCGTCAGAAGTTTCACAGCTTTGGATGGAAACCGTCAAGCCCCACTCTCTTACCAAGCAGACAAAGAAAGTGACCACCACCGAACTGCCAGTGGATTTTATATAGATTGCACCAGCTGTCCAGATTTATCACCAACAGGAATTCGCAAAGGACCACACAGACCTTCTTGGGTAGATTCCTTCCAAGTTTCTCAGGCTCTCAGCCACTGTGACGTAAATAGTTCAGGTTTAGACAACTGTAATTCGTCAGCATTAATAATTAGGAGCCAGTCAGATTCCACTATGAGTGCAGTTGAGGGCAGTGCATCCCCCAAAGTGGGAGATGAGTTTGAAACCAAGAAGAAAAAGGGTCTCATGTCCTCGTTTCGAAAAAGTCGGAAGACCAGCAGGAAGCTACGGCAGCAGAAAAAAGCAGCTAATGATGGGGACAGCACCTCCACTGGAACAGGGGTCATGAGTGACGGTGAGCAAGACCTTCTCATAGATTCTGAGCCCAGTGCTCCTAATAGCCCTGCTCCTGTGAAAAATGATCTGTTGAAAGATGAAACGACCGACATCGAAATTCCTGTCAACAAAAACAGTGAAACGAGTTTAGACTGTCATCAAGCAACCCACGAGAGACTTAATGGAACGTCATCTCCAAAGGAATCCTCAGAGCCAAGCAGCAAGAACTCATCACCACTGATGGGTAAGAGCAACAAGATTGCTGAAACAGCCAAGAAATTTGAGGATAAAGAAGACAAGAAGGCAGGAAAGAACAAGTTTGGAAGCTCTCTCTTTCGAAAAAAGAAAGCTGAACAGCTGTCCACGCAACAACCATCAAAAGATGCTTCAGATACAACTGTATCAGAAACAACTGGGACCAAAGAGCAGCCAAAGACTGAGCAAGAGCAACCATCTACTGATGATTCATTGCCTGAAGGCACAGCTGAAGTTGCAGTTCCGGAACAGCCTGGAGCTGCCGATGTGAAGTCGTCATCGTTCCGTTCGTATATCTCCAGTGTCCAGCTTGTGAAGAATTGGACAGTTAACTCTGAGGTGCCCAAATCACAGCTCAACCCGCAAGCCCTTGCAAAGACGAGTCGGGAGGCAGTGGACGGTGGAAGAGCAGCAGTAGAAGGGAAGAGCGCTGCTCCAGAGGAGACTTCAACTACAACCATTGAAACAAAGAAGGTCACAACGGCATCAGCCAACGGCAAGCCTTCAGCTACTGAGGTAACGTCTAAAAAGACAACAACAGTCACTATTGTTTCCAAACCGTCTCCCAAACTTAGAGGGTCATCTGCGTATGTCGCTGGACGGGGGAAGGGCCCTGTTTCTCCTCCATCCCCATCTGCACTTCCTAAGATGAATTCAAAAACATCCCCAGTGAATACATCACCCAAAAATAATTCTAGGCTATCCAAAACTCCCCCCAGTATGCCAAAGAAACTCCCACCAGAGGTTAAGGCTTCTACCCCAGATGATGAAAGTGAATTCAGCCGAAAAATCTTAGGAGTTAATTCACCTAGACATCAACCACTCCCACCTGTGACTGTCACACCTCCAGAACCTTATTCTAGACAAACTCAAGCTTC CCCAGGGGATGCAGCCGTCACGCCCAACCCCGTGCCCGTTCCAATCTCGCCGACCCCTGGGATGGTCACGCCGCCCTCCAGTCCAGAGGGTAACTCAGAGAGGGATGCAAGAGAGACTCCAGAAGGCGATCgaacagaaaacgagaaaaatTCACTCTTGGATTCGACTGGCCTGACTGATTCGTGG GCCGGTGCCAGCACGGACAAGCGTGAACACCTGTATAAAATACTAGTGATAGGAGAGCTTGGCACTGGCAAGACCTCTATCATCAAGAGATACGTCCACCAGTTCTTCAGCCAACATTATCGAGCGACAATTGGCGTGGATTTCGCCCTCAAAGTTCTTAACTGGGATAACAATACAGTTATTAGACTACAGCTATGGGACATTGCAG GTCAGGAGCGTTTTGGAAACATGACACGAGTCTATTACAAGGAAGCCGTAGGAGCTTTTGTGGTATTTGACGTGACCCGAGCCCAGACTTTTGATGCCGTTACAAAGTGGAAAACTGACCTTGATACCAAAGTCACCTTAGCTGATGGATCACCTATCCCAGCAGTCCTCCTCGCTAATAAG